The DNA window ATAATCGCTCCTGCCTGCTTTAATTGATTGTATATTTCATTATATTTTGGATGCTCGACAATGAAAAGCAAATCATATGAGTTAATTAGCTCCTGCCCGTTTTCCATTCTTTGAAAATTATCTATTTTTTCAGGCGCATATTCCGGTTCGGCTGTTCGGAAATGTTTCTTTTTTCTGATGCAAAACTCGATAATCGTTTGTTTTCAACTTCAGCTATGTTTGGATATACCTCTTCTGCGGTTTGGAACTCCAAGTCTTTGGCATTTGGCTCTTTTCTAGGTTTTGAGGCCCAGATTAATCTTGCTGTGTCTTTTGCCTTGGGCTTTTCCTGTCCGAATTGCGCTCTTTCCTCTTGGACTGTGAGTTCTTTATTTTGCGGTTCTTCTGACATAATAATCCCTCATTTAATTACACGTTAGCGTTCAATAATATAAATTCAAAAAACACATATACGCTATGTCGATAAAGATATACTGCGACACAAACATTTATCTTGATTATCTTCTTAATCGGAACAATTTATTTGGAAAAAATATTGGCGACAGAGCTTTTTCCGTATTTAATCGCAGCCTTTCTTGCGAGTTTGAAATCATTGTTTCAAGCTGGACTTTGGTCGAATTGAAAAATAAGGTTGAATTTGGCCAGATCAATACGCTCTTTTCATTTCTCAAACGAAAAATCGTTAAAGTCGAACACACACCCGAAGATATTGAAAAAGCCAAAATATTGTCAGCACATTTTCAAGATGCATTGCACGCAATTCTTGCAAATAAAGCCGGAGCTTCATTCTTGATAACACGTGATTTAAAGGGCTTTTTGGCGTATGAAACTTTAGTTAAGGTCAAACTCCCTGAAAATCTTTGACGGCTCTTTTGCGGATTCTTCCGCTAATTTATGCGATTCTTCCTCGGTAAGAGTTTTAATTTCTTTTATTGAACCATGCAATTTTTTCAGCGCTTCGTATTCGGGGCACTTTGCATTATTTTTATCCAGAACGTACTCGCTTAATTGTGAAATGCAATCTTTCGCTATTTCATTTTGAGTATATCTTTCAAGAGCAAGATTCATCAACTGATGTTTCGAATATTTGCAAGATAGGTCTTTAAAGAAAAGCTTTGTCGCTATAGCCTTCCATAATTCATTAAATGAAGAAATAACTTCGCCTTTCGTTTGCAATAGAGCCCGCTCATCAAGTAATAAAAGGCTATTTGATACGCTCATAAATTCAACAAATAATTGTATACTTTCCAATTCATCTTGCGGTATTTTGATAAGCATATTCGAAAGAGAATTGCAAAATTTTGAAAAATTAATTTTATTGAAGTCTGCACAAGCCAAAGACGCGCTTTCTTCCTTGGCTAAATATAAGAAATTATCTGTTTCGCCATAATGCCGTATTTTTAACTCAGGTATTGAAAGTTCAGAATATTCATTTACTGCCGATTGTATGGCTGCTGTTATTTGTTGATTATTCTCAGGAATTGGATAACTATATGCTTCATCTTGATTAAACGGCTTGATGCAAATCATTCCATAAAGATACCGGCCGATAGGCAAATCTAACTTGCAGGCACGATTTACATTTACAACAACTTTTTGCATTTGCGTTTTTCCTATTTTGCAACCGGTTTTTTCCACCCATATTCTTTTTGTGATATCGAAAATAAAGTTTATGAGCCCATCATCCCGCTTTTCAAGAGGGATATTAAACCAGGTATTATTGCTGCCAACGGTTGGAAGAAAATGCTTTTTAAAGAATTTTTTGTTTTGATCCGTTGTACTTTCTACAACTTCTAAAGACTGTAAGAATTCTAGAGCTTTTTTTGTGCTTTCCCAACTCGTTCCAGAAGCATTTGCAATTTCAAGTATTGATTTAGGCTCCGAGCTAACCGAGTTAATAATGGAATGCATAAATTCTTCTGTCGCTTTTCGCGGCATGTATAGTATAAGTATGTAAAGATATATAAAGTTTTGTCGTCAAAAATATAAGTATCTAATGTATATAACTATATCACTATGTGTATATACTAACATATTCACGCTGATGACTGTAACGGAGTTGATTAAATGGGCATAAACATAAATGCATTTGGCAGCGGCCTGCCAGCAATCTTAGGCGCCGGCGCAATAATACTTGCTGTAATGAATAATGCAAACTCAGGCACTTTCTTAGCAATGGCAATAATTGCGCTGATAGCATCAATATTATTAAGAAAAATCTGATTGATGCCTTAGGAGAGTGTTTTAACATAACAACACTCTCCCTTAATATTATCAAGCAATCTGTTTTCTCTTTGCGCCAAGCTCTTTTTCCAGCGCCTGCAAAAGCGCGTCTTCAACTTTCTTGCCGCTCTTCACGTTTTTTCCGTTAGCAGATGCCGCGCTCGGGTGCCCGCCCGCGCTTCCGCCAATTAGAGGTTCAATGCATTTCATCATTTTTGACAAGTCGATTTTCCCGGAAAGATGAGTGCGCAGCCTTCCGGAAATCCGGTACTCCGGCTTTTTTTCATCAATATTTTCCACAAACGCGACGTCAGCTCCGCTTTTAATCAGCGCGAGTGCTGCCTGCGACTCAAACGAGCCTGCATGCGAAAATGCAACAATTATGTCGCCAAGGCGGTATGCGTTCATGCGCTTGAAACACTTGAATTTTGCGATGCGCTCGGAAATATCCTCGGGCGTTGAAATCGCGCTGTAAACCATGTCGATATCATCGCCGATAATTTCAAGAAGATCTGCCGCAGTTTTTAAGTCGCGCGAATTGACCATTCTCAAAAACGCAGTGTCTGCGACAATTCCCGCAAGAAGAAAAAACGCAATCTCGGAAGTTAGTTTTACGCCGAGATTTTTGAATAAATCAAATACAATGAATGCAGTTGCATGAGCCTCTTTTTCCGCAAAACGGTACTTAGCAGCTGTAAAAAACACGCCGGGCTCATGATGGTCGATTACAACAAGCTCTGATGATTCAGGAATTTTTATGTTGCCTATCTGCTCCGGGGTTGATGTATCAACAAGAAAAACAAGCGATTTAAATTCTATTTTCTGGCTCTCAAAAACCGGAAAAGGATATTTTGCAAGAATGCTTTTTGATTGCAGGGAAATGCCAAAAGGCGCGCAAACTTCCGAAGTTACTCCGAGCTGCGCAAGCCCGCGAGATAATGCTATCGCGCTTCCGATTGCGTCGGGGTCTGCATTATGGTGAACTATGATTGTCGCCGATTTGTGCGCAACAAGTGCGTCTTTCAGTCCTGTAATGTTTGATTTTGGCATAAGATACATTGCTTCAGGAAATTTATATACTGCTGGACTGAAGGATTATTTTTTCAGATAAACCGTCTGCGTCGGGAATGCTATCTCTATCTTTGCTTTATTGAATTCGCGGTTGATTGCAGTATTTATTTCATCAAGCACCGTGCCTTTTTTCGTCGGCATGTCAATCCAGACAATAAGCAGGAATTTTAGCGCGAAATCCCCGTGCTCCATAAAAAGAACCACTGGCTTGGGATTTTTCAATATGTTTTGCGCGCCTTCAGCAGCATTCAAAAGCGTTTTTTTCACCTTTGCAACATCCGAGCCGTATACAACGCCAATATTAAATTTCACATTCATCCTAGGTATTGGCTGGTTGAAATTTGTGACTTTGGAATTGGCTATCTTTTCATTTGGAATTATTATCAGGGTGTCATCAAATGTCTGCAATCTTGTGCTTCTGATACCGATTTCGACAACATCGCCGATTTCGCCGCTTTCCAGCTGAATCCTGTCGCCGACCTTGAACGGCTTGTCAAAATAAACCGCCACGCCGCCGAAAAGATTCGCCACAGTGCTTTGCGCGGCAAAAGCGAGCGCAAGTCCTACGATTCCCGCGGATGCCAGAAGCGGCGTCACATTTATATCCCATGCCGAAAGCGTCAGCATTATTGCTGCAAAAATTATCAAAAGTTTTGTAATGTTCTTAAAAAGCGGCATCATTTCGTCATCAAGCGTGCTCTTTGTTTTTGCTGCGAATTTCGCTATAACGCGGCCGATGAATAAGTCCGTAATGCGCCATGCGGCAATCGCGCCGATTATTATGAGTATTGTCTGAATCAGGTTGTCGATGTAGAAAAATGCAGCATCTCCAAGGCTGATGGAATGCAGCGATGCGTAAGTGCCGATTGAAATGACCGCATAATAAATCGGCGACTTCAGGCTTGCGACAATCCTGTCATCAAGATCTGTTTCCGTATGCGCGGTAAGCCTAAGAAACACTTTTTCAAAAAGAAAGTCCGCGATTTTTGCAAGAATGAATGATGCTAAAAGAATGATAAGCGCATTCAAATAAGGTGACGAAACCGCCGGGATTATGATTTCGGCTCCGGACGTAATATTTTTCAGGATTTCTGCTATAAACATAATATACAGTTTATTCAAAGATAACTATATATGTATATATGCTTAGAATAATGTAATTCTTTATTGGTGGTGAACTTTTTAAAGATTTATAAAGTTAAACGACCATGATATACTGTGTGTGATATTATGATAGACAACTATAAAGATTTAACAGATTTACTAGATATAGCTGCAGGAGCCGTAGAAAAAAAGAATGTTGAAGCAGCAATAAACTCTATTGGTTCTGGAAAATATGATGTTGATGCTTTAAGGTATGCGTTAATGCTGGGAATAAAGACTATGCAAATGGAGATTGACAATACAATGATGCAGGTTGCTCCAGGAGGCAAAACACCGAAATATCTTATTGAGTTAGAAGAAACGTATCAAGAACTGGCGAGAGGACGAAAAGTCAAAGTGTTTGGTATTGAAATTCCAGCAGGTATAAGTGAAGGTCAATTAGCGAATATAGATTAGCTCGCAACCAAATTTTGTTTAACTCTATAGCTTACTTGATGTGTTCTGTCCAATCAATTTTCCCGGGCGCGTATTTTTCCCGTTTCTTTCCTGCAATGATTTCTTCGATTATTTTCGCAACTTCTTCAGCGCTTTTCTTTGCCGTGTCCACTTCAAAAACCGCCTTTCCATGAAGCTCCACAGCCTCATCGAGGCAGATATTCATTATTTCGGCTTCGACATTTTCGCGTATTTTTTCCTCGCTCCAAACACGCGTTTTCATTCGTTTCCTAAGTTCCTTGGGGTTGGTGCGCAATATGATATATATGTCAGCATCGCAGAAATGCGCAAGATGGCCTTCAAGAATGATGTTCCCTTCCATCTGCGCAACTTCTTTTTTCAGCGCGGAAACATCAACAATGACGCTATTTCTTTTTTTATCATTGCCGAGCGTGAGTTTGTGAGATTTAGCGAACTCATTAAGGCTAAGAAGAGAATAGTTTAAGTTGCGCGCAAGAATTTTTGCAACTGTGGTTTTGCCGGTTCCAGGAGTTCCTGAGAGCGCTATTTTCATTTTTGAGTCACCTCATGCATCGAAAAAATGAAAAGCTTAAAATTGGCTGCTTTGCTAAGCAATTTTATGATTTTCATAATGTGATATGTTGAGCATTCAACAATAAATCATTAATGCGCCCAACCTCTCGCCATATCAAGGTATGTCTATATATAGTACTTAAAACAATAAAAGGCGCACCGAGGAGAAGATATAAGATGCCGGGCATACTGGAAAATTCGATAAAAACAGTGATGAAAACCAATACACTAATGCTTAAAAAGGAGGACACGATATCTGAGGCAGTCGAACTGATGCAAAAAACCGGCATTCAATTCATAACGGTTGTCGACGACTTCAAAACGCTCATAGGAACGCTATGTCCAAGAGATATACTCAAGGCATTCCAGGTTTCGTCAATACTTGGCGGAAATATAAAAATATCTGAAGAATTTTTTGTTTCCGGATTGTCAAGAAAAATCGAAGAAGTTATGATGGCTCCTGCGATTCAATTGGAAGAAGAAAATACTGTCGGGGACGCACTAAGATTATTCACAAACAACCAGGTAACTTTTATACCCGTTATAAATAAAGGCACGGTAGTTATCGGATTTGTAAGCCTTTTGGATGTATTCGGCCAAACAGGCAAATAAAAGAAACTACAAAATCAAACAAAAAGTCAGGAAGCATACATTATAATTGCACCAATCGAACAAAAAGGGGAGATAAAATGGAAAACTATTTATCAAAATTAGCTATCAAATCAGAAGAAGACGCACGTTTCAGGTATTATAAACCGATTTCTATATTGGACAATTTGCCAGGCGCTCACATACTAAGGACTTTTTTAGGCATTTATGAAACAAAGTCGCTAAACAACGCAGTTTCACTTTTAGTGTCTGATGAGCCAAAGAGCAGCACAAGTAATTTTTCATTAAATGCGGCGAAATCTGTCGATAAGTATATCTTGCCGTGCTAAGTGTGGCAAAAACAAAGGGGAGATAAAACATGGAATTATTATTCGTAATGGTAATGCTATTGCTCTTCGCGCGAATCGGCGGCGAAATGGCGGAACGATTGAACCAGTCGACGCTCGTGGGAGAAATAGCTGCCGGAATTATTCTTGGGCCGTCCATTCTTGGAATTCTTGGCACAAACATGGAGTTGAATCAGTTTATTGAAATCGGCGGAATATTGCTTCTTTTTCTCATAGGGCTCAACACCAAAATGGAAGAAGTTCATGACAATATCGTAGATGCTCTCTTTATCGGCGTAGTCGGCCAGGTTGTTGCATTTGTAATAATTGTTCTGTCCGCACATTTTCTGCTCGGATTCAATTATGCTATTTCAGCATTTCTCGGAGCGGTTTTCAGCCAGTCAAGCACAGGCGTATGTGTTAAATGCATGATAGATCTAAACAAACTCTACACAAAAGCGGGAAAATTTCTCTTGAGCCTAAGCATAGTGGATGATTTTGTGGGCATAATTGTATTTGCAATTGCCGCCACATATTTCACAAATTCTGCACTGAATACTTCCGAAATATGGAAATTAATTTTAACTGTTGTTGGTTTCATAACAATAATGACGACTGTCGGCGCAAAGATAGTGCCCCAGGTGCTCAAAGTCGCAGAAAAGATGGTTGTGAAAGAGGCGCTGATTTCGTTCACGCTTGTGATTGGATTTGCAATCGCGCTTCTTGCCCACCAGATAGGCATTTCACTGATAATCGGCGCGTTCATCGGCGGGATGGTAATAAACAAGTCCCCGTTTGTCAATCCTGCGATAGTGCCAAAACTCAGTACAATAGCATACGGGCTTTTCATTCCGATGTTCTTTACAAACATTGGCGTTTCGACATCGATAAGCGATGTCTCATCAAATATGGTTTTGTTTATCTCGATGTTTTTCATTGTTCTGATAAGCAAATTCCTGCCGCTCTTCATGGCTTCAAGATACATGGGCTACAAGAAAGGAGATGCTTTCGCATTAGCGGCAGGGATGATTCCGCGCGCGGAATTCTCACTCATACTTGCAGCAAGCGGCTTTGGAATGAAGCTGATTGACTTCTCGCTCTTCTCGACAATAGTGGCAGTCTCTATTGCAACCATACTTATTGCTCCGAGCTTGATTAAGAGAGGATTTACAAGCGATAGTTCGTATTGAAATTCAATAAATCGGGAATCCGAACGCGTCAGAGATCTCTTTAAGCCTGTTTAAATCAGCAGCATCACCGCGCCTGCGATGATTGGAACTGAGAAGTTGTCATCAACAGGAATTCCAAAAATCTTCAGGTCAAGGGACTCCACGAACATCCCGGCAAACGCGCCAATCAGCGCAACCTTTGGCGACACTAAGAAAAGCGCGCCAATAAACGCTGCGACAAATCCGGCAAAAGAGCCTTCAACCGATTTCTTGCCGTTGTGCGTATGTTTGGTCATTCCAAAAGGCTTTCCGACCAAAGTCGAGAAGCAGTCGCCAAGCGCAAGGATTATTATTGCCGCAGATGCTATTGTTTTTTCAAAAAGCAGCATTGTGGCAAATGAGCCGATGAGAAAATATATTGTGCCTTTCAAAGGGAATTCCTGCATATCTTTTTTTCGCTCAAAAATCGCAAGTATCTCGCTTAAGAGAGGCACGTAAATTCCGCTTCTTATCATTGCAGAAAGTAATAAAAGAAAAATAATTAATGTGATGCTAAAATAAAGTGCAAAAGGTCTTGGCGCAAAAAATACAAACAGTGAAACAGGTACTCCCAGGAGGCCGTGCACTAGTTTGCGCCTTGTTTCAAAGATGTGCTCTTTGCTGAAAAACGTATTGAAAATGATTTTTTCGTATATCCTTGCAGCATTACCGATTGCATAGCCGATGAACGCGCCTGCCAAAATGTCGCTTAGATAGTGCACTCCAAGAACCATCCTGCTGACGGCAATAAACGCAGCCCATAAATACATAATATTTTTTGCAGAAATCGCGGCCGCACCAAAGCTTGTTGATGAGTGCGTGCTTGGAAAGCTTGCATCGGTTTCTTTGTCGATAAAAACGAGAGCGTCATTATTGGGCCGTGAGATGTTGAATATCATTTTCAGCGCAGTGCTTACCACAAAAATTATGCCGAGTGATGCGGTTGTATATATTCCTTTTTTCAGTCCGCCGTTTTTAAGCGCAAGAAGTACTGAAACAAACAGCATCAAATAAATCGATTCACTTACATAGTACGCGGCTTTCAAAAGTGCCGGCGAATATCCGTTAAGATACAATGTCAACGGAAGTTCCAAAAGCATAAACATCATTTGGCGCAATTCTTTTTAAGGCTAAGTTATTTCTATCTAAAAAAACTTCCTAAAAGCGACATGAAGAATTTCGCCGCAAGCATCACAAAAGCCGCGGAAATAAGGATTCCTGCGCATATGGCGATAAAAGACCTCTTTTTATCGAGCTTAAGTGCGTTTGCCGTGATAACGCTGATTATTGTTCCAGTTCCGGGAATCGGGACGGCGACAAGAAATATCAGCGCAAGTTCTTCATATTTTTCAAAAGTTTTCCGGTTTTCTTTGATTTTTTTCTCGATTTTTTTGCCGAGTATGCGACCCATCCAGTTCATGGCTTTTTTGTTTCCAATTAAAGAGAATAATGCGATTGCTTCAATAATATTTGCTGATGCTGCAACAAGAAATAAGTTAAAATGATCAAGCCCGGCAAATAATCCGTAAAGTATCGCTATTCGCACCTCTGTCAATGGAAGAAAGCCAAGAATAGCTACAATAATCCACGGATTTGAAATATAGGATATTAAGAACGAAAGCAGTTCTGACATTAACCATCCCTTGATAAACTAAGGCGGGATTGTTTATATACATATATAGTAATTAGTCTACTCTTCTTCGCCTGCTTCTTCCCCAAATACTTCGCCTTCAGCTTCAGGAGGCATTTCAAAATCTTCGACAGTGTATTTGAATTCTGCATCGCCCTTTATTGTTCCGCGCAGCTTTAGAATTTCGCGCGTAAGAATCCAGTACAATAAAGCAACTGATCTGCGGCCCTTGTTATTCAATGGCACAACAAGATCTATAAGATTCGTGCTGCTATATGTATCGCATAGCGCGATTATCGGGATATTTGCATTGAATGCTTCTTTTACAGCCTGCTTGTCTGCGAAAGGATCTGAAACCAGCATTATCTTTGGCTCGATATATCCTTTCTGGTAAGGATTAGTAAGAGTCCCGGGCATAAACCTGCTCGGGACCGCCCTTGTGCCGAGGGTCTTTGACATCAATTGAACTGATTTGTGGCCGATTTTCTTTCTGCTGACAACAATTATGTCCTCGGGATTGTATCTTGAAAGCATTTTTGCGGCGACTTCTATCTGCTCGTCGATTTTTCTGACATCAATAAATGCAAGGCGGTCGTTTCGCACTTTGTAGATGTATTTTGACATCGCTTTTGTTCTTTGTGTCATGCCAATATGAATTCCTGCTGAAAGATAATTTTCAAGTGGAACTAGTAGGTCTTGTCTTTCAATTTGCTGCGTTTCTTCTGTTGCGTCAGTCATTTTTAGCCATCTCCGTGAATCATAAAAATTTCGCTTTGGGCTAATCATGCCACTTGCGTGGCAAGCTTTTGAGGATTCCTTCAAAAAGCCTCGAACATAGCACTTAATGGTGTGTGCTAAAGCGAAGTAAGAGAGTTTTCAATCCGCTTATTATGCATTGGATTGAAATCATCTCTGATAATAACATACTACATACATCAGTAAGGTTTTTAAAGGTATTGATTTCGGGATTTATAAAGTTTTAATTTTAAATAAAATATGTTCTTTTAGCTTAATGCAAAAGAATATATTAAACAATCTTGAAAACTTATACATAAAGACGTTTTCAAGCTTTTTAATCCAAAGATAATCCTTTCACTTCGTTCAAGGCTTTTTAGCCCAGAATGAAAGGTAAATGGCTAAAAATGGAGAATGATTAAAAATCATGGCGTTTTTCGCGCCAAGCTTTTTAATCCAAAGATAATGGAGAATGATTAAAAATGGTAGACAAGATTAGCGATTTAACAGCAGATTCTAAGGAAATCGAAGTCGAAGCGACTGTTATTGAAGTTCAGGACCCGCGAACAGTCAACACGCGATTCGGGCCAAAGCAGGTTGCTACGGCAGTTCTTGAAGACGACAGCGGAAGGATGAATCTTAGCGTATGGGAAGATCAGATAAAGACTCTTAAGGAAGCAAAAAAAATCAAGCTCTCCGGCGGATATATAACGGTCTGGAACAAGAACATGCAATTAAATGTCGGCAGGGGCGGAAAAATTGAAGTTGTGGAGTAACGTTCTTAACGTACTTTGCAAATTGGAGCCGTATTTAATTTTCCATAGTGTTCCGAACGGTCACAAGACGGATTTAAATTTATTTTCGAATGATTCCAAGTAGTGATTTAATGGATATTTTCAAGCATAAAAAACTCTCCAATGCCGAATTAAATAAGAAAGCAGATTTCCTTAATTATGTTCTAAATAATGCCGGCATAAACTTCCGAGATGGCGGCACAATAACTACATATAATATTCGAGAAGTTTTTGGTTATCCTGTTGATGGATGTTGTCAGGAAAGCCCGATTATACGGCGCGCATATGATAATAATCTTCTCATAGTTGTTGAAAAACCCATTGAGAATACACTATTGAGTGGAACGCGTATTGGACTTCGAAACAGGACAGTAACCGCAAACCCGTTCCCGAACATACCGGCAAAATTGCTGGAATACGGAAATGACTATACAAATCTTAGGGCGTCCTCGCCGCAGGAAAGAAGTATAACTGTGCAGAAACTTATTGAAGAAGCGCTTAAAGATACAATATCTCTTAAAGAAAGAATTTCTTTTCTGGAGACGAATGCTAACGTTATGTATGACGAAATTCTTTCTCAATCGAGCGCCAATACAATTGAATTAAGGCAGGCCGGCGGATTTACTATCATTCCACTGGGAAAAGAACCCATTCAAAAAGACATCGAGCAAATCGAAAAAGCTAAAAAGATAGTTGATGGATATAGTCCCGAGAAGCTGGAGTCTGTTTTGGATGAGCTTAAACAAGTAAAATTAGCAGATAAGTTTTATAGAGGAAAACCACCGCTTAAGCAAAATGAGTTGATGTTGAAAGAAGGTGAAGAAGGAGTTATAAAGGATATTTACGCAAAAGTTATTCATTCAAGCCCTTTGACCAAAGAAGATGTTAGAGAATATGGGAAACTTTTGGGAAATCGCTGAGATTTTAGATGGATGACTTTTCCATCGCGTTTTACTGTCTTTGTTCTATGGTGTTTTGAGATATGCTAATGTACTTTGCTGTTCGCTACGAAATTATTCGGTATATGCCCGCAGCCGTTTGTTGCGGAACACTTCAGCATATGCCATCAGCCTTGATAATATCTATATTATATTAAAACGCCAATAATACTACTATGTCTCAGGCTAGTTCATCGTTAGCATCCTTTTTCACTCCGCGCACCATTGCCGTTGTCGGCGCGTCTCCTGATGAAAAAAAGCTCGGCGGCATAATTTTTAAGAACTTGATGCATGGCGCTGCGCGCGGAAATCTCTATCCTATAAATATCCATGAGAAAAAAATCCACGGCATAAAATGCTTTGTTTCAATAGAAAAATTGCCTGTTTCTCCAGACCTTGCAGTTATTGCTGTGCATGCGTCAGATGTCGGAGGCGTTCTTCGCCAGTGCGTAAAAAAGAAAGTGAAAGCAGTTGTCGTGATTTCTGCCGGTTTTCGCGAAACCGGAGTTAACGGCGCAATAAGGGAGCAGGAGCTTAAAGAAATAATCAAAGGCTCTAGCACAAGAATTATCGGCCCGAACTGCATGGGAGTCTATGATGCGCACTCAAAACTGAATATGCTTTTTGTCTCACCTGTTAAATTCAGCACACCTGTTGCCGGAGACATCTCAATAATTTCTCAAAGCGGAGCTGTAGGAACCGCAATACTTGATTATATGGCATCCCGCGGCATTGGCGTCTCGAAATTTGTGAGCTATGGAAATCGCGCGGATGTTGACGAGTCGGAGCTTTTGCAATATCTCCTGGCAGACTCTAAAACAAAGGCGATATTGTGCTATGTCGAAGGGCTAAAAGACGGCAGAAGATTTTACGAAATTCTGAAAAAATCAAAATCAAGCTCAAACTCGAAAATTAGAAAGCCCGTCATAATCCTGAAAGCGGGAAAACACGAAGGCAGCGCAAAAGCCGCAGTGTCGCATACCGGAAGCCTTACTGGAAATTACCGCGTGTTTGGCGCAGCAATGAAACAGGCCGGCGCGATATGCGCAAAAACAATCGAAGAGCTTACCGATTTTGGAAAGGCCGCGGCTTACGAAACAAAGGCAGATAAAAAAGAGCATCCGCGCATTGCGATAGTAACAAATGGCGGCGGCTTTGGCGTGATGTGCGCGGATATGTGCTTAAGCCACGGAATGCAGCTTGCGGAATTTAGTGATGCGACAAGGCACAAAGTAAAGTCAGTGATGCCGGATTTTTCCGAGATAAATAATCCGCTTGACCTAATCGGCGATGCCGCAAGCGAGCGCTTTGAGGCGGCGCTTGACGCAGTGATAAAAGATGAAAATGTCGATGGAATTGCTGTTTTTGTATGGCATCTCGGAATATCCCTTGATGATTATATCGCAAATGCCATAATTTCCGCAAAAAGGAGGACGCAAAAGCCGTTTGTTGCCGGAGCATTCGGCGGAAAATATGCGGCAGCGGTATTAAAATATCTTGAGAGCCAAAAGATACCTGCGTATCCTACGCCGAGAAGGGCTTTGAAAGCTCTTGAAGTTTTGGCGAAAAAATAATCTTAAATGGCACTTTGAAAACTTATTTTTGAAAAAAATATCTGGTTGATAGTATGTCTGTCCGAAGAATAAATGAATCTGTCAAAATCATTTCATCAGGCGGCTTCGAGCCTAATCTGTACATAATAAACAATGAGCTTTTGATAGATGCAGGCACCG is part of the Nanoarchaeota archaeon genome and encodes:
- a CDS encoding small multi-drug export protein, with translation MSELLSFLISYISNPWIIVAILGFLPLTEVRIAILYGLFAGLDHFNLFLVAASANIIEAIALFSLIGNKKAMNWMGRILGKKIEKKIKENRKTFEKYEELALIFLVAVPIPGTGTIISVITANALKLDKKRSFIAICAGILISAAFVMLAAKFFMSLLGSFFR
- a CDS encoding PIN domain-containing protein encodes the protein MSIKIYCDTNIYLDYLLNRNNLFGKNIGDRAFSVFNRSLSCEFEIIVSSWTLVELKNKVEFGQINTLFSFLKRKIVKVEHTPEDIEKAKILSAHFQDALHAILANKAGASFLITRDLKGFLAYETLVKVKLPENL
- a CDS encoding adenylate kinase family protein, which translates into the protein MKIALSGTPGTGKTTVAKILARNLNYSLLSLNEFAKSHKLTLGNDKKRNSVIVDVSALKKEVAQMEGNIILEGHLAHFCDADIYIILRTNPKELRKRMKTRVWSEEKIRENVEAEIMNICLDEAVELHGKAVFEVDTAKKSAEEVAKIIEEIIAGKKREKYAPGKIDWTEHIK
- a CDS encoding mechanosensitive ion channel family protein yields the protein MFIAEILKNITSGAEIIIPAVSSPYLNALIILLASFILAKIADFLFEKVFLRLTAHTETDLDDRIVASLKSPIYYAVISIGTYASLHSISLGDAAFFYIDNLIQTILIIIGAIAAWRITDLFIGRVIAKFAAKTKSTLDDEMMPLFKNITKLLIIFAAIMLTLSAWDINVTPLLASAGIVGLALAFAAQSTVANLFGGVAVYFDKPFKVGDRIQLESGEIGDVVEIGIRSTRLQTFDDTLIIIPNEKIANSKVTNFNQPIPRMNVKFNIGVVYGSDVAKVKKTLLNAAEGAQNILKNPKPVVLFMEHGDFALKFLLIVWIDMPTKKGTVLDEINTAINREFNKAKIEIAFPTQTVYLKK
- a CDS encoding DHH family phosphoesterase translates to MPKSNITGLKDALVAHKSATIIVHHNADPDAIGSAIALSRGLAQLGVTSEVCAPFGISLQSKSILAKYPFPVFESQKIEFKSLVFLVDTSTPEQIGNIKIPESSELVVIDHHEPGVFFTAAKYRFAEKEAHATAFIVFDLFKNLGVKLTSEIAFFLLAGIVADTAFLRMVNSRDLKTAADLLEIIGDDIDMVYSAISTPEDISERIAKFKCFKRMNAYRLGDIIVAFSHAGSFESQAALALIKSGADVAFVENIDEKKPEYRISGRLRTHLSGKIDLSKMMKCIEPLIGGSAGGHPSAASANGKNVKSGKKVEDALLQALEKELGAKRKQIA
- a CDS encoding cation:proton antiporter; this encodes MELLFVMVMLLLFARIGGEMAERLNQSTLVGEIAAGIILGPSILGILGTNMELNQFIEIGGILLLFLIGLNTKMEEVHDNIVDALFIGVVGQVVAFVIIVLSAHFLLGFNYAISAFLGAVFSQSSTGVCVKCMIDLNKLYTKAGKFLLSLSIVDDFVGIIVFAIAATYFTNSALNTSEIWKLILTVVGFITIMTTVGAKIVPQVLKVAEKMVVKEALISFTLVIGFAIALLAHQIGISLIIGAFIGGMVINKSPFVNPAIVPKLSTIAYGLFIPMFFTNIGVSTSISDVSSNMVLFISMFFIVLISKFLPLFMASRYMGYKKGDAFALAAGMIPRAEFSLILAASGFGMKLIDFSLFSTIVAVSIATILIAPSLIKRGFTSDSSY
- a CDS encoding CBS domain-containing protein, which produces MPGILENSIKTVMKTNTLMLKKEDTISEAVELMQKTGIQFITVVDDFKTLIGTLCPRDILKAFQVSSILGGNIKISEEFFVSGLSRKIEEVMMAPAIQLEEENTVGDALRLFTNNQVTFIPVINKGTVVIGFVSLLDVFGQTGK
- a CDS encoding phosphatase PAP2 family protein, which codes for MLLELPLTLYLNGYSPALLKAAYYVSESIYLMLFVSVLLALKNGGLKKGIYTTASLGIIFVVSTALKMIFNISRPNNDALVFIDKETDASFPSTHSSTSFGAAAISAKNIMYLWAAFIAVSRMVLGVHYLSDILAGAFIGYAIGNAARIYEKIIFNTFFSKEHIFETRRKLVHGLLGVPVSLFVFFAPRPFALYFSITLIIFLLLLSAMIRSGIYVPLLSEILAIFERKKDMQEFPLKGTIYFLIGSFATMLLFEKTIASAAIIILALGDCFSTLVGKPFGMTKHTHNGKKSVEGSFAGFVAAFIGALFLVSPKVALIGAFAGMFVESLDLKIFGIPVDDNFSVPIIAGAVMLLI